Proteins found in one Candidatus Moraniibacteriota bacterium genomic segment:
- a CDS encoding AAA family ATPase, protein MKKDNFFVWYWSRGISEFLEIWKNLLSFFWRYFSMTKLTATLFSPWKRDVVFRYWLGWKPLKSLEILVDNFFSRFIGFLMRLAVVTTGLVVTVSFFLGGLILLFIWLSWPILFLLVLAKAIAGSVMAQLEALVLFLFGLLFYLLYHDSLQIPYIQMSAKELFKKKWLERVANRLGMAKKEINKNIFENSKSLASFLKSLDLNSGDFEMIVAWEAGARQKKENKKKFWLKENLDKISPIGKHWAYAYTPHLDEYATDLSRVDPTEYCGRELIGRQEELEVVKLVLMRPVQSSTLLVGDSGSGKKNLVHYLAGLIRHGQIDYLLSDSRILLFDIGRVISNVLSEGKDVDNVLHAMFHEAAYAGNVILFLENIENYLGKGDSMFHPDISAVMSQYLALPSFRVIATSTQKEYHNLVEKHEQFMKYLEVVEMKEPTEQETLEILLQDFEKMEERRVVFTLKAIQYIVASSGRYHWEVPLPERALDLAMEVLIFWQKNPGTYFITTETVDKFLELKTGMPHGEVRQEERGKLLNLEEFLHRRVIGQEEAVRQVAEALRRARTGIGRTQRPVGSFLFLGPTGVGKTETAKALAEVYYGGEEKMIRLDMSEFQSPTSLDRLIGSSELNQPGRLTSAVKDHPFSLLLLDEVEKAYPNVLDIFLQILDEGYVTDAFGEKISFRNIIVIATSNAGAPLIKNMIEEGREPEEIKKKLIDYVVANGIFRLELLNRFDDIIFFQPLEGNVLRSVAQMIMKKFARRLQEEKNIEIEFDDGVVDKVISSGYDPIFGARSLQRHVEDKIEDLVAKEMIAGKVKKGEVIKVSTEN, encoded by the coding sequence ATGAAAAAAGACAATTTTTTTGTCTGGTATTGGAGTAGGGGAATAAGTGAATTTCTGGAAATCTGGAAAAATCTTCTTTCTTTTTTTTGGCGCTATTTCTCGATGACTAAACTCACTGCCACTCTTTTTTCTCCTTGGAAAAGAGACGTAGTTTTTCGCTATTGGCTTGGATGGAAACCTTTAAAATCACTGGAAATTCTGGTTGACAACTTTTTTTCGCGCTTCATCGGCTTTTTAATGCGTTTGGCAGTCGTCACAACCGGCCTGGTTGTAACTGTCAGTTTTTTTCTCGGAGGACTAATACTGCTTTTTATCTGGCTTTCCTGGCCAATCCTTTTTTTATTAGTTTTGGCTAAAGCAATAGCAGGAAGCGTAATGGCGCAGCTTGAGGCGCTGGTCTTGTTTCTTTTTGGCCTCCTTTTTTATCTTCTCTATCACGACTCGCTTCAGATTCCTTATATCCAAATGAGCGCCAAAGAATTATTCAAGAAAAAGTGGCTTGAACGTGTCGCTAACCGCCTCGGGATGGCGAAAAAGGAAATAAATAAGAATATTTTTGAAAATTCTAAGTCACTAGCTTCTTTTCTGAAATCGCTGGATTTAAACAGCGGGGATTTTGAAATGATTGTCGCTTGGGAAGCAGGAGCGAGACAAAAAAAAGAAAACAAGAAAAAGTTCTGGCTCAAGGAAAATCTGGATAAAATATCACCAATCGGAAAACACTGGGCCTATGCTTATACTCCCCACCTCGATGAATATGCGACTGATCTTTCTCGGGTAGATCCGACGGAGTATTGCGGCCGGGAACTTATCGGCCGGCAGGAAGAATTAGAAGTGGTCAAGTTGGTTTTGATGCGTCCGGTTCAAAGCAGCACCCTTTTAGTAGGGGATTCGGGATCGGGAAAGAAAAATTTAGTTCATTATCTTGCCGGACTTATTCGCCACGGCCAAATTGATTACCTGCTCAGCGACAGCCGAATTTTATTGTTTGATATTGGCAGAGTTATTTCCAATGTTTTGAGCGAGGGAAAAGATGTTGATAATGTTCTTCACGCGATGTTTCATGAAGCAGCTTATGCGGGAAACGTGATTTTGTTTCTTGAAAATATTGAGAATTATTTAGGAAAAGGAGACAGCATGTTTCATCCTGATATCTCAGCGGTAATGAGTCAGTATCTGGCATTGCCAAGCTTTAGGGTTATTGCCACCTCGACGCAAAAAGAATATCACAATCTGGTTGAAAAACATGAGCAGTTTATGAAATACCTTGAGGTAGTGGAAATGAAAGAGCCGACCGAGCAGGAAACACTGGAAATACTGCTTCAGGATTTTGAAAAAATGGAGGAAAGAAGAGTTGTATTTACGCTCAAAGCCATTCAGTATATTGTTGCATCATCCGGCCGGTATCATTGGGAAGTTCCTTTGCCGGAACGGGCTCTTGATCTGGCGATGGAAGTGCTGATATTCTGGCAAAAAAATCCGGGAACTTATTTTATTACTACCGAAACCGTTGATAAATTTCTTGAGCTAAAGACAGGAATGCCCCACGGGGAAGTGCGTCAGGAAGAAAGAGGAAAACTTCTCAATCTTGAAGAGTTTCTCCATCGACGAGTAATAGGTCAGGAAGAGGCCGTTCGCCAGGTGGCTGAGGCCTTGCGAAGGGCCAGAACCGGCATTGGAAGAACTCAACGGCCGGTTGGAAGCTTTCTGTTTCTAGGACCTACCGGAGTGGGAAAGACGGAGACCGCCAAGGCCTTGGCTGAGGTTTATTATGGAGGTGAAGAAAAAATGATCCGGCTGGATATGAGCGAATTTCAAAGCCCAACGTCCCTTGACCGGCTAATCGGGTCCAGCGAGCTGAATCAGCCCGGCCGACTTACTTCCGCCGTCAAGGATCATCCGTTTTCTTTACTTCTTTTGGACGAAGTTGAGAAGGCCTATCCGAATGTTTTAGACATATTTTTACAGATTCTGGATGAAGGATATGTAACGGATGCTTTTGGGGAAAAAATCAGTTTCCGCAACATTATTGTCATTGCCACTTCTAACGCCGGAGCGCCGCTTATCAAGAATATGATAGAGGAGGGAAGGGAACCGGAAGAAATCAAGAAAAAGCTTATCGACTATGTGGTTGCAAATGGCATCTTTCGCTTGGAGCTTCTTAATCGCTTTGATGACATCATCTTTTTTCAGCCGCTTGAGGGCAACGTGCTGCGGAGTGTCGCGCAGATGATAATGAAGAAATTCGCCAGGCGCCTGCAGGAAGAAAAGAATATAGAAATAGAATTTGATGACGGAGTGGTGGATAAAGTAATAAGCTCCGGTTATGATCCTATTTTTGGAGCCAGGTCCCTCCAGCGCCACGTGGAAGACAAGATTGAGGATCTGGTAGCCAAAGAAATGATTGCCGGAAAAGTGAAGAAAGGGGAAGTGATAAAGGTTTCCACCGAGAATTAA
- a CDS encoding glycosyltransferase family 1 protein, translating into MRIAIQAADLDHKRIDGTRVYLLNVLKWLGKISPADEFLIYHRRDFNPELCPPNFPNYRFKKADFPFFWTQTRFARELCKDKPDVLWMPMHNIPILRRKGLKTVVTIHDLAFKYFSDHFPKKELLKLNFLADLAIKKSDKIIAVSQSTKRDILKFYPGIKEEKVRVIYHGFDSELFQKEISEDKIKKVLKSYHLQAKSYILYVGAIQPRKNLETLIETFNFIKKEKPELKLVLAGEKAWLWEGIIEKIEKSPYQKDIILTGGISFEELAVLYQNAALFVFPSLYEGFGIPVLEAFAAGVPVVCSRNSSLPEVSGDAALYFSGSDMKELADTITRTLKDEGLKSSLISKGLEQLKKFSWEKCARETLEYLKS; encoded by the coding sequence ATGCGTATTGCCATTCAAGCGGCGGATTTAGACCACAAAAGAATAGACGGCACCAGGGTCTATCTGCTTAATGTTCTCAAGTGGCTCGGAAAAATTTCTCCGGCTGATGAATTTTTGATTTACCACCGCCGGGATTTTAACCCCGAACTTTGTCCGCCCAATTTTCCTAATTACCGCTTTAAAAAAGCGGATTTTCCTTTTTTTTGGACCCAGACCCGCTTTGCCCGGGAGCTTTGCAAAGACAAACCGGATGTTCTCTGGATGCCAATGCATAATATCCCGATTTTAAGAAGAAAAGGCCTAAAAACAGTTGTTACCATTCATGATTTGGCGTTTAAATATTTCTCCGATCATTTCCCCAAAAAAGAATTGCTGAAACTGAACTTTCTGGCGGATTTGGCCATAAAAAAATCGGATAAAATTATCGCTGTCTCCCAGTCAACTAAAAGAGACATTCTAAAATTTTATCCTGGTATTAAGGAAGAAAAGGTTCGCGTAATTTACCATGGGTTCGACAGTGAATTATTTCAGAAAGAAATATCAGAAGATAAAATTAAAAAGGTACTAAAAAGCTACCACCTGCAAGCTAAAAGCTATATACTGTATGTCGGCGCCATCCAGCCGCGCAAGAATCTGGAAACTCTTATTGAGACCTTTAATTTTATCAAAAAAGAAAAACCTGAGCTAAAGCTGGTTTTGGCCGGCGAGAAAGCGTGGCTGTGGGAAGGAATAATTGAAAAAATTGAAAAAAGTCCTTACCAGAAGGACATTATTTTGACCGGGGGAATAAGCTTTGAGGAGCTGGCTGTTCTTTATCAAAACGCCGCTCTTTTTGTTTTCCCTTCTCTTTACGAGGGTTTTGGCATTCCTGTTTTGGAGGCCTTTGCCGCCGGGGTGCCGGTAGTCTGCAGCCGGAATTCCAGTTTACCGGAAGTGAGCGGCGACGCGGCATTATATTTTTCCGGAAGCGACATGAAGGAATTAGCCGACACGATTACAAGGACCTTGAAGGACGAAGGCCTAAAAAGCAGTTTGATATCCAAAGGACTTGAACAACTCAAAAAATTTTCCTGGGAAAAGTGCGCCCGGGAAACGCTTGAATATCTTAAATCGTAG
- a CDS encoding GIY-YIG nuclease family protein, whose product MSPTVYLLLSQKDKKSYLGSTDNLEKRLNDHSFGKCKSTKNRRPLKLIYKEELKTLREARIREKYLKSRKGRKELKNIFKNLDIGE is encoded by the coding sequence ATGAGTCCAACAGTTTATTTGCTTCTGAGCCAAAAAGACAAGAAATCATATCTGGGATCAACAGACAATTTAGAAAAAAGATTAAATGATCATAGTTTTGGAAAGTGCAAATCTACTAAAAATAGAAGACCCTTAAAATTGATCTATAAGGAGGAATTAAAAACTTTGCGCGAGGCAAGGATTAGAGAAAAATATTTGAAATCAAGAAAGGGGAGAAAAGAGTTAAAAAATATTTTTAAAAATTTAGACATTGGGGAGTAG
- a CDS encoding permease-like cell division protein FtsX has product MKRTKLLKLWRTFKEGLKNFYRNGWLSFATVSILTISLYILSITILVGISTDSILKSVEDKINVSIYFNPEVKEERILEIKDKLTGYREIKSIDYVSKDQALKEFLASGNNDPSITQALEEIGENPLLAALVIRAHQSEQYGIIAQAIEQSNFREEISRINYEKNRTAIERLNNLIRLAERVGFVLGSIFIIIAVLITFNTIRLTIYSHRQEFEIMRLVGASNMYVRMPYVFEGILYGLFSAVGALLLLFITVAFTDPIIQKIMAGASVESLYFQYFGLIALFLFASGIILGIVSGFIAIRRYLKV; this is encoded by the coding sequence ATGAAACGCACAAAGCTATTAAAACTCTGGAGAACGTTTAAAGAAGGGCTGAAAAATTTTTACCGCAACGGCTGGCTGAGTTTTGCGACAGTCAGCATCCTGACCATCTCCCTTTATATTTTGAGCATTACTATTCTAGTCGGGATTTCCACCGACTCCATTTTGAAAAGCGTTGAGGACAAGATAAACGTCAGTATTTATTTTAATCCAGAGGTAAAAGAAGAAAGAATTCTGGAAATCAAAGATAAACTCACTGGCTATCGGGAAATTAAATCAATTGATTATGTTTCGAAAGATCAAGCGCTCAAAGAATTTTTGGCCAGCGGAAACAATGACCCTTCCATTACCCAGGCGCTGGAGGAAATAGGGGAGAACCCCTTGCTGGCAGCCCTTGTCATCAGGGCGCATCAGTCGGAACAATACGGAATCATCGCTCAAGCTATTGAGCAGTCGAATTTTCGAGAGGAGATAAGCCGGATTAATTATGAAAAAAACAGGACGGCTATTGAACGGCTTAATAATCTGATACGCCTCGCGGAAAGAGTCGGGTTCGTGCTGGGATCCATTTTTATAATTATCGCTGTGCTGATTACCTTTAATACCATTCGTCTGACTATTTATTCGCACCGGCAGGAATTTGAAATTATGCGCCTCGTTGGCGCCTCCAACATGTATGTGCGGATGCCGTATGTCTTCGAAGGGATATTATATGGACTTTTCTCCGCCGTCGGCGCGCTTCTTTTGCTTTTTATCACTGTTGCTTTTACGGATCCCATTATCCAAAAAATTATGGCTGGAGCGAGTGTGGAATCGCTTTATTTCCAGTATTTCGGGCTGATCGCGCTGTTCCTTTTCGCGTCGGGAATAATTTTGGGAATAGTCAGTGGTTTTATTGCGATTAGAAGATATCTGAAAGTGTAA
- the ftsE gene encoding cell division ATP-binding protein FtsE translates to MIKFENVSKIFPGDFIALEGINLKIGQGEFVSIVGQSGAGKSTLLKLIYAEEQPTSGQVYFNDRPLDTIKKRHLPYYRRNIGTIFQDFKLLPQRTVFENVAYALEVAGEPAEEIAEKVPSILDIVGLGDKMEKYPWQLSGGEQQKNSIARALVHRPLVIIADEPTGNLDPISSWDVIQLLLKINSLGTTVLLATHNKDIVDKINRRVVAMDRGRIIRDHKKGKYAI, encoded by the coding sequence ATGATTAAATTTGAAAACGTTTCAAAGATATTTCCCGGCGATTTTATCGCCCTGGAGGGTATTAACCTTAAAATTGGACAGGGAGAATTCGTTTCCATTGTCGGACAAAGCGGAGCGGGAAAATCCACCCTGCTAAAACTAATTTATGCCGAAGAGCAGCCGACTTCAGGGCAGGTTTATTTCAATGACCGGCCACTGGATACCATCAAGAAAAGGCATCTTCCTTATTATCGCCGCAACATCGGAACGATTTTTCAGGACTTTAAACTTCTTCCTCAGCGAACCGTATTTGAAAATGTCGCCTACGCGCTTGAGGTAGCTGGGGAACCAGCCGAAGAAATTGCGGAAAAAGTTCCCAGCATTCTGGATATCGTGGGATTGGGCGACAAAATGGAAAAATATCCCTGGCAGCTCTCTGGCGGGGAACAGCAAAAAAACTCAATTGCCCGCGCCCTGGTTCACCGGCCACTGGTCATTATTGCCGATGAACCGACGGGAAATTTGGATCCGATTTCCTCCTGGGATGTCATTCAGCTGCTTCTCAAGATAAACAGCTTGGGCACTACCGTGCTTCTGGCCACTCACAACAAGGACATCGTGGATAAAATTAACCGGCGAGTAGTGGCCATGGACAGAGGAAGAATTATCAGAGATCATAAAAAAGGAAAATACGCAATATGA
- the prfB gene encoding peptide chain release factor 2 (programmed frameshift), whose product MRELQEKLQILKNKLPLLRDCLDVSGKTRKIADLEKIGADKDFWNDREKAAKILKELELLRDEVGGLEKLENQLKELEELLSIAASEKDRDELEKQVSDLEKKINKLEFQALLGGSYDRNDVILSIHAGAGGVDAQDWAEMLLRMYLRWVEKNNFKAKILDESRGGEAGIKSATAEIEGPYAYGNLKSEAGVHRLVRLSPFNADNLRQTSFALVEVLPVIGEIKEVAISNKDLKIDTYRSSGAGGQSVNKTDSAVRITHFPTGIVVSMQNERSQTQNKEQAMKVLTAKLHQKYLEDQEKEKHKLRGEFKSAEWGNQIRSYVLHPYKLVKDHRTKYETANPEKVLDGELNEFTEAYLRFAAREHW is encoded by the exons ATGAGAGAGCTCCAAGAAAAACTTCAAATACTCAAGAATAAACTCCCGCTTTTGCGGGACTGTCTT GATGTTTCCGGAAAGACGCGGAAAATCGCGGACTTAGAGAAAATTGGCGCGGATAAGGATTTTTGGAATGATCGGGAAAAAGCCGCGAAGATATTAAAAGAGCTAGAATTACTCAGGGATGAAGTTGGAGGACTGGAAAAACTGGAAAATCAGTTGAAAGAACTTGAGGAACTTTTGAGTATCGCGGCTTCAGAAAAAGACCGTGATGAATTAGAAAAGCAGGTTTCGGATTTAGAAAAGAAAATAAATAAGCTTGAATTCCAGGCACTTTTAGGAGGATCCTATGACAGAAACGATGTGATTCTGTCCATTCACGCCGGCGCCGGAGGAGTAGACGCCCAGGACTGGGCGGAAATGCTTCTTCGGATGTATCTCCGCTGGGTGGAGAAAAATAATTTTAAAGCAAAAATTCTTGATGAATCACGGGGAGGGGAGGCGGGGATAAAAAGCGCAACAGCAGAAATCGAAGGTCCCTACGCTTATGGAAACCTGAAAAGCGAGGCCGGCGTCCACCGGCTGGTCCGGCTTTCCCCATTTAACGCTGATAATCTTCGCCAGACATCTTTTGCATTAGTAGAGGTTTTGCCGGTAATCGGGGAAATAAAAGAAGTGGCAATAAGCAATAAAGATCTTAAAATAGACACTTACCGATCTTCGGGCGCCGGCGGCCAAAGCGTAAATAAAACCGACAGCGCCGTGCGCATTACCCATTTTCCCACCGGCATTGTCGTAAGCATGCAAAACGAGCGCTCCCAGACGCAGAATAAAGAACAGGCAATGAAAGTGCTTACCGCCAAACTTCACCAAAAATATCTTGAAGACCAAGAAAAAGAAAAGCATAAATTAAGGGGAGAGTTCAAAAGCGCCGAGTGGGGAAATCAAATTCGCTCCTATGTGCTCCATCCGTATAAATTAGTAAAAGACCATCGGACAAAGTATGAGACCGCTAATCCGGAAAAAGTGCTGGACGGGGAATTAAATGAGTTTACTGAAGCGTATCTTCGGTTTGCGGCAAGAGAACATTGGTGA
- a CDS encoding ZIP family metal transporter, giving the protein MVWLYTLSSVIIISLISLVGIFTFSLDQKKLARVLIYLVSFSAGTLLGDAFIHLIPEAYGNTAPLHVSLYILSGIIIFFILEKFIHWRHCHVVASAEHPHPFSYIILAGDTLHNFIDGLIIAASFLVSIPVGIATTLAVVFHEIPQEVGDFGSLVYGGFSRLKALAFNFLTALAAVAGALLVLAISGQVGFLVNFLVPFAAGGFIYIASTDLIPELHKDTEPKKSFWQLITFILGIGLMFALLLLD; this is encoded by the coding sequence ATGGTTTGGCTTTACACCTTATCGTCAGTCATAATTATCAGCTTAATTTCGCTCGTCGGAATTTTTACTTTTTCTCTTGATCAGAAAAAATTAGCTCGGGTCTTAATTTATCTCGTGAGTTTTTCCGCCGGCACGCTGCTCGGTGACGCTTTTATCCATCTTATTCCGGAGGCCTACGGAAATACGGCTCCTTTGCACGTTTCTCTTTATATTTTATCCGGTATTATTATATTTTTTATATTAGAAAAGTTCATTCACTGGAGGCATTGCCACGTGGTTGCTTCTGCCGAACATCCCCACCCGTTTTCTTATATTATTTTGGCTGGAGACACATTGCATAATTTCATTGATGGCTTGATAATTGCAGCGAGTTTTCTGGTTAGTATCCCCGTCGGTATTGCTACCACACTGGCGGTAGTTTTTCATGAAATTCCCCAAGAAGTGGGGGACTTTGGTTCGCTGGTCTACGGAGGATTTTCACGATTAAAGGCCTTGGCATTTAATTTTCTTACTGCTCTGGCGGCAGTAGCCGGAGCATTGTTAGTACTGGCCATAAGTGGGCAAGTCGGTTTTTTGGTTAATTTTCTTGTTCCTTTCGCCGCCGGAGGATTTATTTATATTGCCAGCACTGATTTGATTCCGGAGCTTCACAAAGATACGGAACCGAAAAAATCATTTTGGCAATTAATCACTTTCATCTTAGGAATCGGATTAATGTTTGCACTTCTCTTACTTGATTAA
- a CDS encoding thiamine pyrophosphate-dependent enzyme: MNKKLTEKLAPGHSTCAGCGIPAIFRTVLGATDKPVIVANATGCGEVTTTLYPYTAWRVPYIHNAFENAAVTASGIESAQKVLLKKGKVKRQAKIVVFAGDGGTYDIGLQSLSGALERGHNFLYVCYDNQGYMNTGGQRSSASPYGASTETTPFGVHDIGNELTRKDIMQIVDAHHVKYAAQANVAYLEDLEQKAKKALATEGPAFLLVLQPCTNLWKFPTSQYVNVGRLATETNFWPLYEIEKRRYVINYLPKSPKPVEEFLKTQGRFKHLFKPENKKVIEKIQGMVDERWKELLDKSKK; the protein is encoded by the coding sequence ATGAACAAAAAACTAACTGAAAAATTGGCTCCCGGGCACAGCACTTGCGCCGGATGCGGAATTCCGGCGATTTTCAGAACGGTTCTTGGGGCAACCGATAAGCCGGTAATTGTAGCCAATGCTACCGGGTGTGGTGAGGTAACTACAACGCTTTATCCATATACTGCCTGGAGAGTACCTTATATCCACAACGCCTTTGAAAACGCGGCAGTGACTGCATCAGGAATAGAATCTGCCCAGAAGGTGCTACTAAAAAAAGGAAAGGTAAAGAGACAAGCTAAAATTGTCGTCTTTGCCGGCGATGGTGGAACATACGATATTGGCCTGCAATCACTTTCCGGCGCGCTGGAGCGAGGTCATAATTTCCTTTATGTTTGCTATGACAATCAGGGCTATATGAACACCGGTGGCCAGCGATCAAGCGCCTCGCCATACGGCGCTTCAACAGAAACCACGCCGTTTGGAGTGCATGATATCGGAAATGAACTCACCCGGAAAGATATCATGCAAATTGTGGATGCCCATCACGTGAAATACGCGGCCCAAGCCAATGTGGCTTATCTTGAAGATTTAGAGCAAAAAGCTAAAAAGGCCTTAGCGACAGAAGGACCGGCATTTTTATTGGTCCTTCAGCCCTGCACTAATTTGTGGAAATTTCCCACTTCGCAATACGTGAATGTCGGCCGGCTGGCAACAGAAACCAATTTCTGGCCGCTTTATGAAATAGAAAAAAGGAGATACGTAATTAATTACTTACCTAAAAGTCCGAAACCGGTGGAAGAATTTTTGAAAACCCAGGGAAGATTCAAGCATTTATTTAAGCCGGAAAATAAGAAGGTCATTGAAAAGATTCAGGGAATGGTGGATGAGAGATGGAAGGAACTTCTTGATAAAAGTAAAAAATAG
- the porA gene encoding pyruvate ferredoxin oxidoreductase yields MIHNTKKRVALTGGAAAAEALRQIDPDVMPVYPITPQTPIIETFAKFQAEALVGTEIIPVESEHSMMSACVGASAAGARTVTATSSQGLALMNEVLYIASGLRLPILMLVSARALSAPINIHCDHSDVMGARDAGWIQIFSENVQEAYDNTLIGMKLAEIMKLPVMVVMDGFITSHSVENLEILPDNIVKKFVGEYQPEKYLLNISDPVTFGPVALPNSYFEFKKGQEEAMQNVFGEYQKIAAEFKRISGRHYDLLESYRVATADYVIVAAGSTAGTIKVAADNLRSQGIKAGLVKIKLFRPFPYKEIARVIKNAKGIAVLDRALSPGTHPPIYQEVLNSMYQVSSINKNKSYFIHDTKYFIQSYVYGLGGREIFQKDIEEVFEDLADGDKAGEIRYIGNKN; encoded by the coding sequence ATGATACATAATACTAAAAAACGTGTAGCGTTGACGGGTGGAGCAGCAGCGGCCGAGGCCCTGCGGCAGATTGATCCGGATGTGATGCCGGTTTATCCGATCACTCCCCAGACACCGATTATTGAGACCTTTGCTAAATTTCAGGCTGAAGCGTTAGTAGGCACAGAAATCATTCCGGTGGAATCGGAACATTCTATGATGAGCGCCTGCGTGGGTGCGTCGGCTGCGGGAGCACGCACGGTGACAGCGACCAGTTCCCAGGGATTGGCCCTAATGAATGAAGTTCTTTATATCGCCAGCGGCCTTCGCCTTCCGATTCTGATGCTGGTTTCCGCCCGAGCTCTCTCCGCTCCGATTAATATCCACTGCGACCACAGTGATGTTATGGGAGCGCGCGACGCCGGCTGGATTCAAATTTTTTCGGAGAATGTCCAGGAAGCGTATGATAATACCCTGATCGGCATGAAACTGGCAGAAATTATGAAACTTCCCGTAATGGTTGTAATGGATGGGTTTATTACATCGCATAGCGTGGAAAATTTGGAGATTCTGCCGGACAATATCGTAAAAAAATTTGTCGGGGAATACCAGCCGGAAAAATATCTTTTGAATATTTCCGATCCGGTGACTTTCGGACCGGTGGCACTTCCCAATTCTTATTTTGAATTCAAAAAAGGCCAGGAAGAAGCGATGCAAAACGTTTTTGGAGAATATCAAAAGATTGCCGCTGAATTTAAGCGTATTTCCGGAAGGCATTATGATTTATTGGAAAGTTATCGGGTCGCAACTGCGGATTATGTTATTGTCGCGGCGGGCTCGACTGCCGGGACGATAAAAGTGGCAGCAGACAATCTTCGCTCTCAAGGGATAAAAGCGGGATTGGTGAAAATCAAGCTCTTTCGCCCGTTTCCTTATAAAGAGATTGCCAGGGTTATCAAAAACGCCAAGGGTATTGCTGTTTTAGACCGCGCGCTTTCGCCGGGAACTCACCCGCCAATTTATCAAGAAGTATTAAATAGCATGTATCAAGTATCAAGTATAAATAAAAATAAATCATACTTTATACATGATACAAAATACTTTATACAATCCTACGTTTACGGTCTTGGCGGCCGGGAAATTTTTCAAAAAGATATTGAAGAAGTTTTTGAAGATTTAGCTGATGGAGATAAAGCCGGTGAAATTAGATATATAGGAAATAAAAATTAA
- a CDS encoding 4Fe-4S binding protein: MEQDAVIKHNIEKAPRTGNWRYMKPVVNKKKCVGCGTCVKYCPEAAIELAASDKRQAAKNKKVAEIDYDFCKGCGVCAAECPQKAIVMIKE, translated from the coding sequence ATGGAACAAGATGCAGTCATAAAACACAACATAGAAAAAGCTCCGCGAACCGGCAATTGGCGGTATATGAAGCCAGTAGTGAACAAAAAAAAGTGCGTCGGCTGCGGCACGTGTGTTAAATATTGTCCGGAAGCAGCTATAGAATTAGCGGCAAGCGATAAGCGACAAGCAGCAAAGAATAAAAAAGTGGCGGAAATTGATTACGATTTTTGCAAAGGATGCGGGGTTTGTGCAGCAGAATGCCCGCAAAAGGCGATAGTAATGATTAAAGAATAA
- a CDS encoding 2-oxoacid:acceptor oxidoreductase family protein yields MKFNKDTFEIIFFARAGQGAKTAAEIIVQAAVREGKYVQAFPFFGPERSGAPTRAYVRVSSEPIRTHEPVIDPDAVVVLDETLLGSEKVAENLDRHESLIINTKRNREEIAQMVKNFQGRIYPIDATGLALAVIGQPNTNSVVLGKIVQITEVVKLESITHEFRKIFEKKIGKEMTEKNVRAIQEGYDAI; encoded by the coding sequence ATGAAGTTTAACAAAGACACTTTTGAAATTATCTTTTTTGCGCGAGCGGGACAAGGAGCCAAAACCGCTGCTGAAATTATTGTTCAAGCAGCAGTTAGGGAGGGAAAATATGTTCAGGCCTTCCCTTTTTTCGGGCCGGAAAGAAGTGGCGCTCCGACGAGAGCTTATGTTCGCGTCTCTTCCGAACCAATCAGGACTCACGAGCCGGTAATTGACCCGGACGCGGTGGTAGTTTTGGATGAAACTCTTTTAGGAAGTGAAAAAGTAGCGGAAAATTTGGACCGCCACGAGTCATTAATAATTAATACTAAGAGAAACAGAGAAGAAATAGCGCAAATGGTAAAGAACTTTCAAGGGAGAATTTATCCCATTGACGCGACGGGACTGGCGCTTGCAGTCATTGGCCAGCCGAATACCAATTCGGTAGTCCTGGGGAAAATTGTTCAGATTACCGAGGTAGTCAAACTGGAAAGTATAACTCACGAGTTTAGAAAAATTTTTGAAAAGAAGATCGGGAAAGAAATGACAGAGAAAAATGTAAGAGCGATTCAGGAAGGATATGACGCGATTTGA